The sequence GCAGGTATTGCAGCTGCCCGCCAGAGAGGCGGTCGAGCCGGGCGTCCAGGCAATCGGCCAGCCAGGGCGGCAGGCCGTGGGCGGACGCACCGGTGACGGCCAGCAGTTCGCGTCCGCTCAGCGGCAGCTCGGCCTGACCCTCGGCGGCCTGCGCCAGATGACCGAGGCGCAGGCCGGGCGCCAGCCACAGCTGTCCGCCCAGGCGCAGCCGCGGCTCGCCGAGCGCGCGCAGCACGGTGCTCTTGCCCGCGCCGTTGGGCCCGAGCAAGGTGGTCACCTGGCCGGCCACCAGCTGCAGGTCCAGGCCTTGCAGCAGGGGCCGGTCGTAGCCGACGCCCAGCCCCTGCGCCCGCAGCAGTACGCTGCCCGGCGGCCTCACCGCCTGAGCGCCAGCAGATGGTCGATCATGCCGTCGAACCAGGCGTTCAACCCGGCCTCGTCCGCCGACTGCTCGACGCTGATCGGCAGACGCAGCAGCGGGATGCCGCTGTGCCCGGCCAGCCACTGGCCCGGCCCTTCCGGCGCATAGGGCGGGCGGACGATGGCCAGCACCCGCTGGCCGGCCAGCGCATCGCGCAGCGCAGCCAGATGCGCCGAACCCGGTGCCACGCCGGGCTTGGGCTCCAGCGTGCCGGCCCGGGTCAGGCCGAGCCAGCCGGTGAGGTAGGGGTAGGCGGCGTGATGCACCACGATGGCTTCGCCGCGCAGCGGGGCGGCGCGTGTCTGCCAGCGCGCGATGGCCGCCTGCCAGCGGGCGCGGAAGGCCGACCAGTTGGCGTCATAGACCGCCGCCTGCGCCGGATCGAGGGCCGCCATGCGCGCCTGCAGCGCAGTGCCGACCGTCAGCAGCAGGCGTGGGTCGAGGCCGATATGCGGGTTGCCGGCGGGGTGCACATCGCCGTCGGCGCGGTCGACACGGGCCGGCACCTCCAGCAATGCCACCTCCCCGGCGGCCTCGAAATAGCCTGGCAGGCCGGGCTGGATGGCGCGATTGCCGGCGGCGGAGAGCACCGCCGGCAACCAGCCGATCTCCAGCTCGGCGCCGTTGGCGACCACCAGGTCGGCCTGGCGGGCGCGGGCGATCAGCGAGGGCCGGGCCTCGATATGGTGCGGGTCCTGCCGGGCATGGGTGGCAACGAACACCGTCACCGCGTCGCCGCCGATCACACGCGCCAGCGCCCCCCATTCGGGGAGCGTGGCGAACACGTTGAGCCCGGCGCGGG comes from Denitromonas sp. and encodes:
- a CDS encoding ATP-binding cassette domain-containing protein, with translation MRPPGSVLLRAQGLGVGYDRPLLQGLDLQLVAGQVTTLLGPNGAGKSTVLRALGEPRLRLGGQLWLAPGLRLGHLAQAAEGQAELPLSGRELLAVTGASAHGLPPWLADCLDARLDRLSGGQLQYLRFWSIAAAPFDVLCLDEPGNNLDARGLAALRAWLHTPPAGQAVVLVTHDDSLVDTTRQTVIRIAP
- a CDS encoding metal ABC transporter substrate-binding protein — encoded protein: MTRLFLVALLCLGLTGPARAGLNVFATLPEWGALARVIGGDAVTVFVATHARQDPHHIEARPSLIARARQADLVVANGAELEIGWLPAVLSAAGNRAIQPGLPGYFEAAGEVALLEVPARVDRADGDVHPAGNPHIGLDPRLLLTVGTALQARMAALDPAQAAVYDANWSAFRARWQAAIARWQTRAAPLRGEAIVVHHAAYPYLTGWLGLTRAGTLEPKPGVAPGSAHLAALRDALAGQRVLAIVRPPYAPEGPGQWLAGHSGIPLLRLPISVEQSADEAGLNAWFDGMIDHLLALRR